A window of the Brassica oleracea var. oleracea cultivar TO1000 chromosome C1, BOL, whole genome shotgun sequence genome harbors these coding sequences:
- the LOC106312674 gene encoding phytochrome-associated serine/threonine-protein phosphatase 3 codes for MDLDQWISKVKDGQHLSEEELQLLCEYVKEILIEESNVQPVNSPVTVCGDIHGQFHDLMKLFQTGGHVPDTNYIFMGDFVDRGYNSLEVFTILLLLKARHPANITLLRGNHESRQLTQVYGFYDECQRKYGNANAWRYCTDVFDYLTLSAIIDGTVLCVHGGLSPDVRTIDQIRLVDRNCEIPHEGPFCDLMWSDPEDIETWAVSPRGAGWLFGSRVTTEFNHINKLNLVCRAHQLVQEGLKYMFQDKGLVTVWSAPNYCYRCGNVASILSFDENMERDVKYFNETEENNQMRGPRTGVPYFL; via the exons ATGGATTTGGATCAATGGATTTCGAAGGTTAAAGACGGTCAGCATCTCTCCGAGGAAGAGCTTCAGCTTCTCTGCGAATAC GTGAAAGAAATTTTGATCGAGGAGTCAAACGTGCAGCCTGTCAACAGTCCGGTCACCGTATGTGGTGATATCCATGGCCAGTTTCATGATCTCATGAAGCTTTTTCAGACCGGGGGTCATGTTCCCGACACCAATTACATATTTATG GGGGACTTTGTGGATAGAGGTTACAACAGCCTTGAAGTCTTCACTATTCTTTTGCTTCTTAAAGCTAG ACATCCAGCCAATATTACACTTCTGCGTGGAAATCATGAAAGTAGGCAGCTAACGCAG GTATATGGTTTCTATGATGAGTGCCAAAGGAAGTATGGCAACGCTAATGCGTGGCGATATTGCACAGATGTTTTTGACTATCTTACCCTATCAGCTATTATAGATGGCACA GTTCTATGTGTTCATGGTGGCCTTTCCCCGGATGTCCGGACAATTGATCAG ATAAGACTGGTAGATCGAAATTGTGAAATTCCCCATGAAGGGCCCTTTTGTGATCTTATGTGGAGCGATCCTGAAGATATTGAAACATGGGCTGTTAGTCCACGCGGAGCTGGCTGGCTTTTCGGATCGAGGGTTACTACTGAG TTCAATCACATCAACAAACTTAATCTAGTGTGCCGTGCTCACCAGTTGGTACAAGAAGGTCTTAAGTACATGTTCCAAGATAAAGGCCTTGTAACT GTATGGTCTGCACCTAATTACTGCTACCGCTGTGGCAATGTCGCTTCTATATTGAGTTTCGATGAAAACATG GAAAGGGATGTGAAGTACTTCAACGAGACAGAAGAGAACAATCAAATGAGAGGGCCAAGGACTGGAGTTCCGTATTTCCTGTGA
- the LOC106297820 gene encoding E3 ubiquitin-protein ligase RING1-like, producing the protein MSSGGNSTLSTAAVVDKLFFCYQCNRTVTISISSADDPFCPRCSGGFLEEYEEPNPNPSPNLNPIGFLPMADPFSTLLPLLFGSSSAPPSSNPSFFGPRSTENQHQPQGGGAFDPVSFLQNHLQHLQSSGTHVQFVIEDHPSDPFNRIPGNMGDYFFGPGLEQLIQQLAENDPNRHGTPPASKSAIDALPTVKVTLDMLNSEMNQCAVCMDEFEDGRDVKQMPCKHVFHQDCLMPWLELHNSCPVCRYELPTDDPDYESRGQRQGQGGQMMSGGGQGSVEGQQTARRFSIQLPLRFRSQDGSGSGRGAGGGGGSHLETRQEDLD; encoded by the coding sequence ATGTCTTCCGGCGGAAACTCTACTCTCTCCACCGCCGCGGTGGTTGACAAGCTGTTCTTCTGTTACCAGTGCAATCGCACAGTCACCATCTCAATCTCCTCCGCCGACGATCCTTTCTGCCCCCGTTGCTCGGGTGGGTTTCTAGAAGAATACGAAGAACCAAACCCTAATCCATCCCCAAATCTCAACCCTATCGGTTTCCTCCCGATGGCTGATCCTTTCTCCACCTTGCTCCCGCTCTTATTCGGCTCCTCCTCCGCTCCTCCTTCCTCGAACCCGAGCTTCTTCGGTCCACGCTCTACCGAGAATCAGCATCAGCCTCAGGGTGGAGGAGCGTTTGATCCGGTGTCGTTTCTCCAGAACCATCTCCAGCATCTGCAATCTAGCGGCACTCACGTCCAGTTCGTGATCGAGGATCATCCCTCGGATCCGTTTAACCGGATACCTGGAAACATGGGGGACTACTTCTTTGGCCCTGGCCTTGAGCAGCTGATTCAGCAGCTCGCGGAGAATGACCCTAACCGACACGGAACTCCTCCTGCTTCGAAATCCGCGATCGACGCGCTTCCGACTGTTAAGGTGACGTTGGATATGTTGAACTCTGAGATGAACCAGTGCGCCGTTTGTATGGATGAGTTCGAGGATGGCCGCGATGTGAAGCAGATGCCTTGCAAGCATGTGTTTCATCAGGATTGCTTGATGCCGTGGCTTGAGTTGCATAACTCTTGTCCGGTTTGTCGGTATGAGTTGCCTACTGATGATCCTGATTATGAGAGCAGGGGGCAAAGGCAAGGTCAAGGAGGTCAGATGATGAGTGGGGGTGGGCAGGGATCGGTTGAGGGTCAGCAGACCGCAAGGAGGTTTAGTATACAGCTGCCTTTGCGGTTCAGGAGTCAGGATGGCTCTGGTTCTGGACGTGGTGCTGGTGGTGGAGGTGGGTCTCATCTTGAAACCAGACAGGAAGATTTGGATTGA
- the LOC106301035 gene encoding sugar transport protein 10, protein MAGGAFVSEGGNGGRDYEGGVTVFVVITCMVAAMGGLLFGYDLGISGGVTSMNEFLSKFFPQLEKQRVKAKHETAYCKFDDQKLQLFTSSLYLAALVASFVASVVTRKYGRKVSMFTGGLAFLTGALINAFAINVTMLIIGRLLLGVGVGFANQSTPVYLSEMAPAKIRGALNICFQVAITSGILVANLINYGTSNMAKNGWRVSLGLAAVPAILMVIGSFFLPDTPNSMLERGKYEEAKQMLKKVRGTENVDHEFQDIRDACEAAKKVEHPWKNIMQSKYRPALVFCSAIPFFQQITGINVIMFYAPVLFKTLGFGDDAALMSAVITGVVNVLATFVSLYSVDRFGRRFLFLEGGIQMFICQILVGSFIGLKFGTTGTGTLTPATADWILVFICVYVAGFAWSWGPLGWLVPSEICPLEIRPAGQAINVSVNMFFTFLIGQFFLTMLCHMKFGLFYFFAGMVAIMTIFIYFLFPETRGVPIEEMGRVWKQHWFWKNYIPDDAVIGGNDEN, encoded by the exons ATGGCAGGAGGAGCTTTTGTGTCAGAAGGAGGAAATGGTGGAAGAGATTATGAAGGAGGAGTCACAGTTTTCGTTGTCATAACATGTATGGTTGCGGCCATGGGAGGTCTCCTCTTTGGTTATGACCTTGGAATCTCAGGAGGTGTGACCTCAATGAATGAGTTTCTTAGCAAGTTCTTCCCACAATTAGAGAAGCAGAGGGTAAAGGCGAAGCACGAGACGGCTTACTGCAAATTTGATGACCAAAAGCTCCAATTGTTTACTTCTTCTCTCTACTTAGCAGCTTTGGTAGCTTCCTTTGTGGCTTCGGTTGTTACTAGGAAGTATGGACGAAAGGTTTCCATGTTTACCGGTGGACTTGCTTTCCTCACCGGTGCACTGATCAACGCCTTTGCCATTAATGTCACAATGCTCATCATCGGTAGACTTTTGCTCGGTGTAGGTGTGGGATTTGCTAATCAG TCTACTCCGGTTTACCTCTCGGAAATGGCTCCAGCAAAGATAAGAGGAGCGCTAAACATTTGTTTCCAGGTGGCTATTACGTCTGGAATCTTGGTGGCGAATCTGATCAACTATGGAACATCTAATATGGCTAAAAATGGGTGGAGGGTTTCTTTAGGTTTAGCAGCTGTTCCAGCAATTCTTATGGTGATCGGATCATTCTTTTTGCCCGATACACCAAACTCAATGCTTGAGAGAGGCAAATACGAGGAAGCAAAACAAATGTTGAAGAAAGTACGAGGAACGGAAAACGTTGACCATGAGTTTCAAGATATACGCGATGCATGTGAAGCTGCTAAAAAGGTAGAACATCCATGGAAAAACATCATGCAGAGCAAATACAGACCGGCTTTAGTCTTCTGCTCGGCCATTCCCTTTTTCCAGCAGATTACTGGAATTAATGTCATTATGTTCTACGCTCCTGTTCTCTTCAAGACTCTTGGTTTTGGAGATGATGCTGCTCTTATGTCGGCTGTAATAACCGGTGTAGTTAACGTGCTCGCGACCTTTGTCTCCCTATACTCGGTTGATAGATTTGGAAGAAGGTTTCTTTTCCTTGAAGGTGGCATTCAAATGTTCATATGTCAG ATTCTTGTTGGTTCATTTATCGGTTTAAAATTCGGAACCACGGGAACCGGAACCTTGACACCCGCAACAGCAGACTGGATTCTTGTTTTCATATGCGTGTACGTTGCTGGATTTGCATGGTCATGGGGTCCATTGGGTTGGTTAGTACCCAGTGAGATCTGTCCATTGGAAATCAGACCAGCGGGACAAGCCATCAACGTCTCAGTCAACATGTTCTTCACTTTCCTCATTGGTCAATTCTTCTTGACAATGCTTTGTCACATGAAGTTTGGTCTCTTCTACTTCTTTGCAGGCATGGTTGCCATCATGACCATCTTCATCTACTTTTTGTTTCCGGAGACTAGAGGTGTTCCCATTGAAGAGATGGGAAGAGTTTGGAAGCAACATTGGTTCTGGAAAAATTACATTCCAGATGATGCAGTTATTGGTGGAAATGATGAAAACTAA
- the LOC106301007 gene encoding sugar transport protein 10-like, whose protein sequence is MAGGAFVSEGGNGGRDYEGGVTVFVVITCMVAAMGGLLFGYDLGISGGVTSMDEFLSKFFPQLEKQRVKAKHETAYCKFDDQKLQLFTSSLYLAALVASFVASVVTRKYGRKVSMFTGGLAFLTGALINAFAINVTMLIIGRLLLGVGVGFANQSTPVYLSEMAPAKIRGALNICFQVAITSGILVANLINYGTSNSAKNGWRVSLGLAAVPAILMVIGSFFLPDTPNSMLERGKYEEAKQMLKKVRGTENVDHEFQDIRDACEAAKKVEHPWKNIRQSKYRPALVFCSAIPFFQQITGINVIMFYAPVLFKTLGFGDDAALMSAVITGVVNVLATFVSLYSVDRFGRRFLFLEGGIQMFICQILVGSFIGLKFGTTGTGTLTPATADWILVFICVYVAGFAWSWGPLGWLVPSEICPLEIRPAGQAVNVSVNMFFTFLIGQFFLTMLCHMKFGLFYFFAGMVAIMTIFIYFLFPETRGVPIEEMGRVWKQHWFWKSYIPDDAVIGGHDEN, encoded by the exons ATGGCAGGAGGAGCTTTTGTGTCAGAAGGAGGAAATGGTGGAAGAGATTATGAAGGAGGAGTCACAGTTTTCGTTGTCATAACATGTATGGTTGCAGCCATGGGAGGTCTCCTCTTTGGTTATGACCTTGGAATCTCAGGAGGTGTGACATCAATGGATGAGTTTCTTAGCAAGTTCTTCCCACAATTAGAGAAGCAGAGGGTAAAGGCGAAGCACGAGACGGCTTACTGCAAATTTGATGACCAAAAGCTCCAATTGTTTACTTCTTCTCTCTACTTAGCAGCTTTGGTAGCTTCCTTTGTGGCTTCGGTTGTTACTAGGAAGTATGGACGAAAGGTTTCCATGTTTACCGGTGGACTTGCTTTCCTCACCGGTGCACTGATCAACGCCTTTGCCATTAATGTCACAATGCTCATCATCGGTAGACTTTTGCTCGGTGTAGGTGTGGGATTTGCTAATCAG TCTACTCCGGTTTACCTCTCGGAAATGGCTCCAGCAAAGATAAGAGGAGCGCTAAACATTTGTTTCCAGGTGGCTATTACGTCTGGAATCTTGGTGGCGAATCTGATCAACTATGGAACATCTAATAGCGCTAAAAATGGGTGGAGGGTTTCTTTAGGTTTAGCAGCTGTTCCAGCAATTCTTATGGTGATCGGATCATTCTTTTTGCCCGATACACCAAACTCAATGCTTGAGAGAGGCAAATACGAGGAAGCAAAACAAATGTTGAAGAAAGTACGAGGAACGGAAAACGTTGACCATGAGTTTCAAGATATACGCGATGCATGTGAAGCTGCTAAAAAGGTAGAACATCCATGGAAAAACATCAGACAGAGCAAATACAGACCGGCTTTAGTCTTCTGCTCGGCCATTCCCTTTTTCCAGCAGATTACTGGAATTAATGTCATTATGTTCTACGCTCCTGTTCTCTTCAAGACTCTTGGTTTTGGAGATGATGCTGCTCTTATGTCGGCTGTAATAACCGGTGTAGTTAACGTGCTCGCGACCTTTGTCTCCCTATACTCGGTTGATAGATTTGGAAGAAGGTTTCTTTTCCTTGAAGGTGGCATTCAAATGTTCATATGTCAG ATTCTTGTTGGTTCATTTATCGGTTTAAAATTCGGAACCACGGGAACCGGAACCTTGACACCCGCAACAGCAGACTGGATTCTTGTTTTCATATGTGTGTACGTTGCGGGATTTGCATGGTCATGGGGTCCATTGGGTTGGTTAGTACCCAGTGAGATCTGTCCATTGGAAATCAGACCAGCGGGACAAGCCGTCAACGTCTCAGTCAACATGTTCTTCACTTTCCTCATCGGTCAATTCTTCTTGACAATGCTTTGTCACATGAAGTTTGGTCTCTTCTACTTCTTTGCAGGCATGGTTGCCATCATGACCATCTTCATCTACTTTTTGTTTCCGGAGACCAGAGGTGTTCCCATTGAAGAGATGGGAAGAGTTTGGAAGCAACATTGGTTCTGGAAAAGTTACATTCCAGATGACGCAGTTATTGGTGGACATGATGAAAACTAA